The proteins below are encoded in one region of Vanessa tameamea isolate UH-Manoa-2023 chromosome Z, ilVanTame1 primary haplotype, whole genome shotgun sequence:
- the LOC113401883 gene encoding uncharacterized protein LOC113401883, translating into MYIGNSYFVHKAIMMVLRVYLIVLSCLTVVLCTEHEDFQTNITSPKDMYVVRATVYQVGILTNQTNETSDSNTGHQEAITFYHKNGSNIDLNAIHDPLLTNVTAEKMVGVAPIINNTVPWAALRQLVSGKSNPPINEHTNVEKTKRDVSERPVEIIKGAAVIPSEAGVQSIALPPLVTLNKNLSKIPVPIPNMSVVSYAKVNTVFHST; encoded by the exons ATGTACATTGGTAACTCATACTTTGTACATAAAGCGATCATGATGGTTCTTCgt gTGTATTTGATTGTATTGTCGTGTTTGACTGTTGTTCTTTGTACTGAACATGAGGATTTTCAAACGAATATAACATCACCTAAAGATAT GTACGTCGTGCGTGCAACAGTGTACCAAGTTGGAATACTTACGAACCAGACTAATGAAACTTCTGATTCAAATAC TGGTCATCAGGAGGCGATCacgttttatcataaaaatggaTCTAATATAGATTTGAATGCGATTCACGACCCTTTACTAACAAATGTAACGGCAGAGAAAATGGTTGGTGTTGCACCTATTATCAATAATACTGTACCGTGGGCAGCACTCAGACAATTGGTTTCAG gaaaatcTAACCCTCCTATTAATGAACATACAAATGTTGAAAAAACGAAAAGGGACGTTTCGGAAAGGCCAGTTGAAATTATAAAGGGAGCAGCTGTCATCCCCTCCGAGGCAGGCGTGCAATCTATCGCATTGCCTCCCCTTGTAACCCTCAATAAAAACCTATCTAAAATACCAGTTCCAATTCCGAATATGTCAGTTGTAAGTTATGCTAAAGTGAATACTGTATTTCATTCTACCTAA